TGTACGAACTCGTCCATCAGGGCCATAGCTTACCTGTTCGATAATGACTTTAGGCCATAGACTTCTACTCGTTTCAACGCTACTAACGAGAACTAGGTCGCCCGGTTGTAAATTCTGGCATATATTCAACCATTTGTCTCTTATTTGGAGAGTCGGTAGATATTCTCTTATCCACCTATACCTCCGAGCTTTTTTCcatcttttattgtataataaagTCTTATCCACGGAAACATCGTAGGATGATAATCCTTTGTAAGTCAACAACGATTTATCCGGAATAAGAGCCTCTGGGGTGCCAGGATCATCCGTCATTTTGACTAGTGGTCTGTTATTTAATATCCTTAAAGCTTCATCGGTCAgcacattttgaaataaaagtGCTCTTAGAATCGTCTAATAGATGACCGATGAAATGGCAATATTTAACTGTCCCTTTGCATAATTTCCGACTTTAGTACAGAGAACAAAGGCTCTTAATTCCATTCTGGGCATAGTGACAAATTTTGGAGGAGCAACTCTAAACTTAGCTACCAGAAAAGAGCGATGAATCTGACCAGAAACACTTTCATAACGAATATACGTAACATCATACGCAAGCTCAGAAGCATCGGTAAAACAATGAATTTGAGATGATAGTTCAAACCCTGGTTTCAAACATCTTGGTATTCTTAAGTAGTTCTCCTCTTTAATGTGTCCACGCCGAATATTCCACGTCGCTTGACAATCTATGGGTAACTCTGCGTCCCAGTCTAATTTCTGCCGACAGGTATCTTGTAAGATCACTTTGGCTGGTAGTATTATTGAAGCCATAACCCTACTGGATCAAAGATAGATGCTACGTGCGACAAAATATTTCTTCTGGTTAGGTTTCCATGAAACTCATGAACTTTGAAACATAATTCTTCTGTTCGGATGTTCCACTCTATTCCCAGCGTTCGCCTACTCGTCTCATTGGACTGACAGACGGTAATGTTTCCTTCAGTACGGTCTTCCTCTGGGTTGAACTCCAACACTTCAATATTATTGCTAGTCCATTTAGTTAAGCTAAGTCCTCCCAAACTTATGAGTCTTTTGAAATGTGAATGCGTCAGTTTAGCTTCTTCTATAACATCCACACTTATCAATAAATCGGCAACATAGAACTGTCCCTTAGCTGAGTGCGTACCAACCCTGGGAAATTTATCTTGATTATCAGAAATCGTTTTCTGCAAGGCAAACGTGACGCAACATGGTGATGAGGTGGCTCCGTACAGATAGACTTTCATTCTATAGACCTCTGACTCCTTTTCTTAGTCCCTATCTGGCCACCTCAAATACCTAAGAGCATCTCAATCATGTGCCGAAACTACTACTTGATGGAACATGGCCTCAATGTCCGCCGTAAAACCTATTGGTCGTTGCCGAAGCCTGATGAATACATCCACTAAGTTACTGACTAAATTATGTCCAGAATAAAGATTCTTGTTTAAAGACGTTCCAGCACACACTCTTCTTAACTTGTTAGGCTTCTTGGGATGGAAGACAGGGTGATGAGGAAGATACCGAATTTGTCCATCAGCGTGGTTATCGTTTACCTTTTCGGCGTAATCTCGTTCTATATACCGGGCCATGGCGCTCACATAGTCTTGGAGCAACTTCGTATCCCGAATAAGTCGACCTTTCAAACATCTAAGCCAACGTCCTGATCATTTCCTATTATTAGGTAACTTGTGTTCGTGCCTCCAAGGCAGAGCTATTTGATAATGCCCTTTAACTTTTGCACTGAATTTGATATAGCGCTGAGTGCTATACGATCTTCTAAAGACATCGATGTAGTACGACTAAATGGGTCTTTGAATTCAGTTAAGTATTATTGTTCAAACTTGTCCTCTAATTCCTCTTTATCTGAAAGGTAATTAAGTACCCAGCTATTCTTATGAAGTTCCCCGTAGCAGCCGCACAGCGTCCAACCTAATAGGGTCCTCACGGCAGACGGTTCATTCGTATTTCCGGTTCTTATCTCTTTCATTTTGTGGACACCCGGTGCATTACATCCAATCAACAGTTTGACATTCTCGTCTTCTACTCTCGGGAAACTTACGTCTTTTAAATGAGACCAGGTTTCCATTTGATTCGCCGTTGGCAGTTTTGTGAATCGCTGGTAGTTTTTTGACTGTCAACACTTTCTGCACTTTAACAGATGACGAAAAATCTATCGAGTGTAACTCTACATCGACCTCCTTGGATATCAATGACGATTCATTACTAAGAGTCTTTAAAGACACCGTTTTTGGTTTTCCCTCAAGACTTAACTCATCAGCCAGATCATCAACAATGAGGGACGTCTCTGACCCGCTATCTAGAAAGGCGCAAGTCAGAATAATCTTCTCACCATTTTTTATCCATACAAGCACTACTGCAAATGCTACTGGTCTCTGCATACGCTTAACACTTCCTTCCGTACAGAACTGAGTATTAATGTAAGCATCACTATTGCtatctctctgttcttcctgCTTCCCGTGTAACAGGGTATATCTCCAACCGCATCCTTCAACAACACATGACCTCGGCGATCGACAGTTTTTTGCTACATGGTTAGTCTTCAGACAAAGATTACCTAACTTGTGTCTAAGAACGAATTCTCTCCTTTCTCTAATATTCTTGTCTTTAAACTTCTTACATTGATCTAAAGAATGATTACTTGGGCAATCCAAACAGGATGAACTAAGTAAAGGGACATTGTCATCATTAATACTCGCATAAGATATCCTTGCTGCATTGTAATCTGCACTCATTCTCCCCTTGAAAACCCCAACATCCCTATTGTCACTACGaatactacgactactactactaccgtGGTTGACGAGTAACACATATCGAGTATTAGCCATATCGGCTTGTTCCTTTACAAAAGCAGTAAGGTCGGCGAACAGAGGCTCACGACCTCCTCTGATAATCTTATAAGCTGTCTTTAGCCACTTTTGTTGAACATGCGTCGGTAATTTCAGAACCATAGTTTCAATAGTTCTCGTAGAGTTCAGGTCGGAAACGTAATTCATTTGTTCGAGAGTCAAACAGCATGCTTGCATTTCCCGGGACAATTTCTTAAACCATCTGGTTGGTTCCTTTTTATATTGGGAAAATTTAGCAAGTTGTCGATGAACGTGCGTGCTATTACGTGCTTTTGACCAAAGGTTTCTTCTAAAAGCTTTAGGGTTTGATGATAGCCTATCTCTGGTTCTAGTATAGCACAATGAAGAATGGCGGCTTTCGCTTCGCCGTCACAATATTGAATCAAGTAATTTAGTTTAGCTCTAAACCCAATATTCCTCGAAATTTCTAATAACATTCCAGTAATTTATCGGTGTACCATCGAATCTTATGATTTTCCTTTTTGGTAAATACAGATTTTTTAATATTACATCCTATCTGTAGTTTACTGGTCGACCGAAACCCTCACTTCCCTGGCGACGTAACTTTTCTAGTTCAATTTCTTTTTCTGAGTTATACGTAATCTAGCTAACTCTAATTCTATCATGCTATTAGTTTTGGGTTTGTCCTTTTCAAGTTGGTCCCCATCATAAACTCCCAGATGATGGGGTGATAACTCTGGAATCTCATCGGAATCGTAGTATTTATTAGAAGTCATTTCAGTAAGTATATCGAAGTTTACTGCTCGAAACTTTGTAGGAAGCGATTTCCTACAGGTGCAACTTTAAGCTATTCTTTAGACTGTCGAATACAGGGTCTTGGTAtcgccaaagtcagaacaagtaagctatttggcttgACAAACTTAATCCgtttctaaaacgtaaattaacaacgttAGTATCCAAATAAACAGTACAGTCTATTACATAGGGAAAGGGAGAGACATAAATgacataccgaacagtaactggAGAATAGGGAAAATGAGTCAACAAGGCGAATATTGTTTTAGGATTAATATAAAActgtgattggtggataaacgAGACATGgtcatacaaggtcaaagaaaGTTAATGTGGTGGTGAGCGTTTCACCTTATATTTGGTGTATTCGTTTATCGATCTCACTTTACACTATCTACCTAATAAAACAAGCGATATATTTGTACAAACCACTAACAGCTACACTTCTTACTTCCTGAAAGTTACACACAATCGTATATATTGTTATGCTACTTACTACGGTGGTAATACGCCTAAATCTGACCAACTAAAGTATTAAACAATCATTTGGTGATTGATTAGTTGAATTTAACCTATGTTtagcagttacccaccgaagacaatgggaAATGGTtacgcaatatcgtggattgattggggttagatattaacaccgttaaaTGTCAGTTCAGTAGTTCAAAGGTCAAGCATTCATGTGGAAACCGAAGGACCTAGGTTTCGTTCCCGGATGCGGGGTTGTGAGtgtacactgctgaggggtaccacactagaacgaaacgcccgttcagtgctttcaggtttttaatggtgattCACCTtgcatcgattcatgatttcaatgaaattaaataCAAATTAAGTATTCGTTTTATTTCGCAAATTAGTGATAAAAATAAGCAAAAGAATATGGTGAAATATCCAAGGAGAAGTTAATTCATTACATGAAATAACAAATTTTGTGAAGGGATCCACATGATAAGTAGAATAATTGTTTTGGAGTGTCAAGAAGGTCTAGTTTGAAAATATCTTTTAGAAAATGGTAGTGATGAAGTTGGCAATCAGTTAAATTACTAAAACGTGGAACTACGAACAGATGTAAATGCAATCCTAGATAAAGACAGAGTCACCTTTTGGCCTTCTAATAAAAACAATGGGGAGGGACAACAGCTCATCAAAATCTTTTACTGAACTGCAGTTGTATTCATTGTACTCACTGATGCATCTACATAAGATCGACTATTCTCTGAATTCAATTCATTACTTGTTGAATTCAACCAAATTCTCGGTATCCAAAATGCTTCTGTTTCAATACGATAGGCCATTTCAGATAATTGCTCCAATGCCACTGGTAAATCATcattgattaaaacaaaatccCATAAATGGCCATGTGTTACTTCGAGACGAGATGCTGTTTGAATCATTTCGTGAAAGTGTGTTTCCTGTGTAAATAGAAAACAAAAAGTCAATCTTAACTCAAGTAATTTATCCATAACACTAAAGTGTTTTGCTACATGAATACGTCGTTCCATACAACAAACAACCAAAGATTTTTAAAGAAACTCCCgatttcatttcaaatataatagTTACCATTATCATGTTATCCAGATAATAATCCTGACTGACTTCCATCAGTCAAGTCCCAATTTGACCTCCACGTTGAGTTATTCTACTTCATGGTGTATTTCAATTGATGTTAGGTATTTAAAGATAACCAACAGGAAACCCTTGGTCTAGGTTTTATGATAACTGATATTCATCAGAGGGACGCATCTGGAGTCTTTGAGAGAATAAACACCCCCAGTTAGATAGGAGATAGTATCACCCAATGTCGAATTCGAGGGCGTTACCACTGAATTCGTTCACCGATAAAAATTATACATGGCAATAATTACAGCCGACTAAATAATTTTGTGTGTAAATTTCAGTttagagtcagtcagtcagctacaacgtaggaccaggtacatatatgcatcgatccaagttgccatacctcatcagcacaacatTTCAGTTTAGAAAACGTTCAGTATCTTAATTAGTATAATGTTATCATCTCTAGCTGTATCATGGGGTTTGAAACTCACGAACATATCAGTTTCTGTAAGATCATAACTAGGTTATGTTAATATGCGTGTTAATCATTAGGAAACCTAGGTTAATGGGTTCCATGTCCTATTACCAACCAATCCATATTACAATATGAAGAGTAATATTATCGTATTTCAGTTAAATATCTATCATTTTCCTCTTGCTATTTATACTCTTCTAAAAACATGTAATAGTTTACCTTCTTCCTGTCTCTTACAGATTACCTTATGTGTATTGATCTTTGTTTGTCTTGAACAATTTATGGATTTTTTAAACACCGTGCTTAATTTCCTTCCGATAATTTTCGATAATACCCCATGAAATAGTGATACATTAGTTTCCTACATATTTTATTTGCTGTCAGTTAGAttatactattactattacttatACGGTTCAAGGAAACGATTTTTCTTTGATTGTGCTTTCGATAGTGAAAATGACATGTGGATGCTAAACGAAAAGGATTTATCAATTACTTAATACCTTTCAGTTTCCAATAGCTCTTCGGCTGATATTAATTCGTGCtgaaaattacttttaaaatattattgctaaaaaatatgaaaagatagtaataataataatagtaagaatAATAGTAATTCACAATTACTGCCAATGACACTTTTTTTTGTATCTCCGTAGCCAGTATATTATCCAAAGACGATGATGCTGATAATGATGGCGCTGAGGACATTGTGTTTTTCTTCTCTTGTCCTAATTCACCGGAGACTTTCCTCCATTGTTGAGAGTTTCTTACAGGTGTAAAACAACCACCAATAGTACGATTAGTTAAATGTGGTGTAGTTGGTACAGAATGTGTTGGTGATAATTCCACAGTTGATGTTGTATCATTTATTGTTGGTGTATTACAATTACTACTTTTATGATTATATGATTGTCGTGTTTCCAACAAAACATCGAACGTTGGTGGTTTAACAAAAATTATAAACGGTTTCAATGTTGATGTCCTAAGTGACATTAAATTCTAAAATAGATTAAAATGCATAACTTAAGTAGGCTCAAAATCTGAAGATTAAATTTTGATTCATTACGTATTTTCAACATACGAAGACGTAATATAACCCCTACAAGCTCTTTTCTGGATGCGTTAATGAAGCTCATATTACCTCGTCACACAACCAATCAGATATGATCAGCAATTTATTGATAATGAACAGTTTATTTAATTGGCGACCATATTAAACAATTAGGAATGGATAACATCAAATATAATGTTATTTTCTTCAGTTAATTCGATAATCAGTTTGTGACAATGGAGATCAAAACAACCGAGAATAGATTAATATTATATTATCTACCTACAGTAGATTGtcaatttttgaaaaataaactgTAGCTGCATTACCGATGTAGAACTAGAATTCAAAATTCAAAGGTTATTTcacttttaattcattttgtaccGGTTACCTGAATGTTCcaatcgatgtttaggactgtaactgatcagtcttttattgacatatgcgattcctgtgaggattgcctcgatattgtcttacgtcacaagcattctaagcaaagatggatggtggctagcagtggaatccaggatgtgcatttcgtcctatatgggactcgtcagccggatgtaccttcaccccagagttgatgttcacttcgggcTCCAAACTGGTTGAAGAGTACTATATAGGACGGGACGCACGTCCTGGAtcacactgctagccaccatccatctctgcttagaatgcttgtgacgtaagacaatatcgaggcattcGTCGCAGGAAtcgcatatgccaataaaagactgatcaactgcagtcctaaacatcaatgggaagattcaaataaacaatacaaaatgaatttatacttcGATCCATTACACAAGCTATTGGTTATCTGGACTAAGCATCTAAGTGGATAatatgatggcgtttgaaatggATGGTACTAGGtccgagtcctggagtgaacgtcaactctgggatgcaggtacatccagctagtgAGCTCTAGATTGAAgaaaacgtgcgtcctggagtCTACTGCGAACCACCTTCCTCCTCTAGTTATCTCATTTTATTTATCTGTTCAATAGTTCACACCTATAAATTTACTATTGATTGAACACAGTAAATTTGAATTACCATTAAGTAGTTCACAATTATAACGCTATTCAAAAGTGAAGCCAGAATATTCAGGTCTCTTAGTAAACATGATAACGTTTATGTCACTGATATGAATTTTAGTGGTTCAAATTTCCAAACTCCAATTAATTTATCATCTGGCATAATCTATATCAAATGTCAGAGTAAAGCTACTGTCCCAGTTCCTAAATTGACTGACTCCGCATACCACGGTCTCTCACCAGAATTTTAGAAAATCAACTGTGAAAGTAGCCTAGAATGAGGATACAGTTACTGTTCGTTTCTGTACCTACCAAGAGATCTTTAGGTCCTAAAGTGGATTTCGTGTAGAATTTTGAGAGTTCCGTGTGGTGAACGAACAGTCCTAAACTACGAGGAAACAGATATCCAATGATATTGTCTGGTCTTCAGTGATTCACCAATTTTGAATTTGTAATAAAAACTACGCCCCCAAAATATATGCCAAAACCCTGAAAAATCCGTTAGTCCACATGATTCTCCGATCTAATTATACTATGGTAAAGTATTCCATGTAACAATATGCTTTAAGATGAAAACAAATCAACCAAAAGTCTAGGATTTACAGATCTAAAAGATGTTAATTttccaaaaaatatttattacaaataaaaacCTACCCGATAATCTGCTTCAAAAATAGCCACTTGACCAGCTTGAATAATTTCTAATACTGCATCTAAACACAATCCCGTCATACAGTTTTTTGACGTTTCACAAGGATCTATAAGGCTAGATAAGATATTTTGCAGAAAGAAGAAAGTAATAGACATTGGACTGTAGGTGATTTTCAACAATTTATTCACCCAGAGACATTATTAGTAACATTAATATGTTATGACATCTATTTTGGTTGAAAAAGTGATTAGAATGGGGGTAAATAATCAATTAACATTGGCACCTGAGGTTTTTAAGGAAATACTTTGAGATTTACTagcatttatgcatcggtcatGTACTTTAAACGGTTGCTGGCAATGGAATCAAAGACCCATATGTCACTCTATTCCGGAACTGTCTCTCAATCCCATCGTTGATATCCACATCAAGATAAGAACCCAGTACCTGTCGTTTCAAAGCCAAATAAATTCAACATTAGGAATACAAGCCCTTgcaaataataacaaataataaaccCTTTTTACAGATAGATGACTATCAAGACTTTACAATTTGATTTAATGGGTACCATTTTAAAGGCTCAGTAAGAATGTACACACTTGGATAAAAACAGGTACGTCGAGATTACGACTTCCATGTATCCTCAATTTCATTTAAGGCATCTATTCAGAAATTTTATAACGAAAGTGCAAAAAATTTGCTtccaatatttattattatctttgaAGTCTCTTAGAAGAGTCCATGACAAGAACAGTTACATATAACATATTCTATGCAATATTTAATCTTGTTACTTTGAGAAAATTCCAAGTTTTCGTAATATTCACAGTATGAAATGAAAGTGACAATTAAATGGAACACAATGGTGAAACTTTAATATTTCCATTCAATCAATGCAATAATTAAAAACAGACGTACATATTAATTGTGTACTGTGTAATCGAGGCTAAAACTATGTGTCCTTtcattttttaatgaataaattgtaAGCACAACAGTAAACAATTTACAAATAATTCATCATCACAAATGAATGTCACCTATAAAGTTATTAAAAACCTAGTTAAAAGTGAAACAGCCACTGATCAGTTACATTGGTTAAACATCACACCTCGTATAACTGAAGTTGAGAATGTACATCATTGGATAGAGATTCAGCGACTAATAATTACAACATTCTAGTCATAAAACACAAAAGATTTTGTGTTGAATCCCGGGTTTATATGTTGCTGGTTAGTGTTGAATTGCAACAAACTAGAAAGACCTATTTAGCGATCTCTGGTTTTCAGGAACTCTCCAACTAATGTTAATTAATGACAAAAACTTTTTCTCAATTTAATGAAATCTACACAGTTTACTTTATCAAAAAAAGATTTTTGCCTAATGCAAAGTTTTAAAAACAGCAAACTAACCAATCAGCATCCATGAATGTATTGAATTCGTCTTtagttacaaataaat
This genomic interval from Schistosoma mansoni strain Puerto Rico chromosome W, complete genome contains the following:
- a CDS encoding putative maguk P55 subfamily member 3,5; the protein is MTGLCLDAVLEIIQAGQVAIFEADYRNLMSLRTSTLKPFIIFVKPPTFDVLLETRQSYNHKSSNCNTPTINDTTSTVELSPTHSVPTTPHLTNRTIGGCFTPVRNSQQWRKVSGELGQEKKNTMSSAPSLSASSSLDNILATEIQKKVSLAETHFHEMIQTASRLEVTHGHLWDFVLINDDLPVALEQLSEMAYRIETEAFWIPRIWLNSTSNELNSENSRSYVDASVSTMNTTAVQ